The following are encoded together in the Vigna angularis cultivar LongXiaoDou No.4 chromosome 9, ASM1680809v1, whole genome shotgun sequence genome:
- the LOC108346899 gene encoding selT-like protein — MDRTQILLVGLPLFLFFSDILNLFVPPPPPKDGYRTFADPKPTPQPNLHQPLEFPAQKQSGFGPIGAGHTVSIDFCTSCSYKGNAVTVKNMLESEFPGINVVLANYPPPLPKRILGKVVPVVQTGVIVAIVAGDQIFPRLGVTPPLWYYSLRANKFRSIASTWLLTNFLQSFLQSSGAFEVYCNGELVFSKLKENRFPGEIELRDLIGKRVVDTGFVRY; from the exons ATGGATCGAACCCAAATTCTTCTCGTTGGGTTACcactcttccttttcttctctgACATTCTCAACCTCTTcgttcctccacctcctcccaAAGATGGTTATCGCACTTTTGCCGACCCTAAACCGACCCCTCAACCGAACCTTCATCAACCTCTCGAATTCCCTGCGCAG AAACAGAGCGGTTTTGGCCCAATTGGAGCTGGCCACACTGTCAGCATTGACTTCTGCACTTCCTGCTCTTACAA GGGAAATGCAGTAACAGTTAAAAATATGCTGGAATCTGAATTTCCTGGGATTAATGTTGTTTTGGCTAACTACCCACCTCCACTTCCAAAGCGCATTCTGGGAAAAGTAGTTCCAGTGGTGCAAACTGGAGTTATTGTAGCTATAGTTGCTGGTGACCAAATATTCCCTAGATTGGGAGTGACACCACCACTATGGTACTATTCATTGCGTGCCAATAAGTTTAGAAGCATTGCAAGCACTTGGCTTCTTACAAATTTTCTTCAATCCTTCCTTCAAAGCTCTGGTGCTTTTGAAGTATATTGCAATGGCGAATTG GTTTTCTCCAAACTGAAAGAGAACAGATTCCCTGGGGAAATTGAGTTGAGGGATCTTATTGGGAAAAGAGTAGTTGACACTGGATTTGTCAGGTATTGA
- the LOC128193976 gene encoding beta-conglycinin beta subunit 1-like: MLRVRVQLLLGILFLASLSVSFGIVHREHQESQEESDSRGENNPFYFSSDRRFHTLFTNQYGHLRILHRFDQRSKQIQNLENYRVVEFKSKPNTLLLPHHADADFLLVVLNGRAILTLVNPDSRDSYILEQGHAQKIPAGTTFFLVNPDDNENLRIIKLAIPVNNPHRFQDFFLSSTEAQQSYLRGFSKNILEASFDSDFKEINRVLFGEERQQQQGEESREEGVIVELKREQIQELMKHAKSSSRKELSSQDEPFNLRNSKPIYSNKFGRWYEMTPEKNPQLKDLDVFISSVDMKEGALLLPHYNSKAIVIMVINEGEAKIELVGLSDQQQQKQQEESLEVQRYRAELSEDDVFVIPAAYPVAINATSNLNFFAFGINAENNQRNFLAGEKDNVMSEIPTEVLEVSFPASGKKVEKLIKKQSESHFVDAQPEQQQREEGHKGRKGSLSSILGSLY; the protein is encoded by the exons ATGCTGAGAGTAAGGGTTCAGTTGTTGCTGGGAATTCTTTTCCTGGCATCACTTTCTGTCTCTTTCGGCATTGTCCACCGGGAGCACCAAGAGAGCCAAGAAGAGTCTGATTCAAGAGGAGAAAATAACCCCTTCTACTTCAGCTCCGACAGGAGGTTCCACACTCTATTCACAAACCAATATGGTCACCTTCGGATCCTCCACAGGTTCGACCAACGCTCCAAACAAATTCAGAATCTTGAAAACTACCGTGTGGTAGAGTTCAAGTCCAAACCCAACACCCTCCTTCTTCCTCACCATGCTGATGCCGATTTCCTCCTAGTCGTCCTTAATG GGAGAGCCATACTCACTTTGGTGAACCCTGACAGCAGAGACTCCTACATTCTTGAGCAAGGCCATGCTCAGAAAATCCCTGCAGGAACCACTTTCTTTTTGGTTAACCCTGACGACAACGAGAATCTCAGAATAATCAAACTCGCCATACCTGTTAACAACCCTCACAGATTTCAA GACTTTTTCCTATCTAGCACAGAAGCCCAACAATCCTACTTGAGAGGCTTCAGCAAGAATATTCTAGAGGCCTCCTTCGAT AGCGACTTCAAGGAGATAAACAGGGTTCTATTTGGAGAGGAGAGACAACAGCAGCAAGGGGAAGAGAGTCGGGAAGAGGGAGTGATTGTAGAACTTAAAAGGGAACAGATTCAGGAACTGATGAAACATGCCAAATCTAGTTCAAGGAAAGAACTCTCCTCCCAAGATGAACCATTCAACCTGAGAAACAGCAAACCCATCTACTCAAACAAATTTGGAAGGTGGTATGAGATGACCCCAGAGAAAAACCCCCAacttaaggacttggacgtgtTCATCAGTTCTGTGGATATGAAAGAG GGAGCCCTTCTTTTGCCACACTACAATTCTAAGGCCATAGTGATAATGGTGATCAATGAAGGAGAAGCAAAGATTGAACTTGTTGGCCTAAGCGATCAGCAGCAGCAGAAGCAGCAAGAGGAAAGCTTGGAAGTGCAGAGATATAGAGCTGAGTTGTCTGAAGACGATGTATTTGTAATCCCAGCAGCTTATCCAGTTGCCATCAACGCAACCTCCAATCTTAATTTCTTTGCTTTCGGTATCAATGCTGAGAACAACCAGAGGAATTTCCTTgcag GTGAGAAAGACAATGTGATGAGCGAGATACCTACAGAGGTGTTGGAGGTTAGCTTCCCTGCGTCTGGTAAGAAGGTTGAGAAGTTGATAAAGAAGCAGAGTGAATCCCACTTTGTGGATGCACAGCCTGAGCAACAGCAGAGGGAGGAAGGGCATAAGGGAAGAAAGGGTTCATTATCTTCAATTTTGGGCAGTCTCTACTGA